Proteins encoded in a region of the Solanum dulcamara chromosome 9, daSolDulc1.2, whole genome shotgun sequence genome:
- the LOC129902893 gene encoding P-loop NTPase domain-containing protein LPA1 homolog 2-like isoform X2, producing MGCKPRHAFKISRTVFDKMRSECMGDKLVSADRAQLGQDNIKGLHHKESSTFMNAFLDKENNQSESSIPFELYKRRTTVIVKRGTFLDVVCDALTEYKYMGPNQRADLILACRIRERKESVTVLLCGTSGCGKSTLSALLGSRLGITTVVSTDSIRHMMRSFVDEKQNPLLWASTYHAGEYLDPVAVSEAKAKKRAKKLAGISTPPIQKEGVKFPPVRISNAVDLISSREMAVEGFKAQSEMVIDSLDRLITAWEDRKESVVVEGVHLSLNFVMGLMKKHPSVIPFMVYIANEEKHLERFAVRAKYMTLDPAKNKYVKYIRNIRTIQEYLCNRADKHLVPKINNTNVDKSVAAIHATVFGCLRRREAGEQLYDPITNTVIVIDEEYRNQCAANCVSSKGMFQLIQRKGSSRHLMALLNNDGSVAKAWPVYTLGNDGKPIMDHSIASGIGSPMYGPLQIGKAEPINLQFGHFGISAWPSDVGGTSHASSVDESRGELTDNGSRYYSSCCSSPRLPEGHAKELKEEQSVHGSDDEEVDEPLERDSDEDLSDDGSKRVDEEEGSVDEESTKSDEEYDDLAMLDIQEDGYMTDVNEEIFNKLELSTKVVPVSGDQLTEGFETYRKSIDQSFRSKSAVILEPPLGSFTSFLKEKNEKRVPTSGNIRVKKRSNSIPTLGKHGALINGSTTPEGMSR from the exons ATGGGATGTAAACCTCGACATGCGTTTAAG ATAAGCAGAACAGTTTTTGataaaatgagaagtgaatgcATGGGCGATAAGTTGGTTTCAGCAGATAGAGCACAATTGGGACAGGATAACATTAAAGGACTTCATCATAAAGAGTCCAGTACCTTTATGAATGCATTCTTGGATAAAGAGAACAATCAAAGTGAGAGCAGCATACCTTTTGAGTTGTACAAAAGGCGCACGACAGTTATTGTCAAGAGAGGGACTTTCCTAGATGTTGTTTGTGATGCTTTAACTGAATACAAGTATATGGGCCCCAACCAGAGGGCTGACTTAATTTTAGCTTGCAG GATCCGAGAAAGAAAAGAATCTGTAACTGTGCTATTGTGTGGGACTAGTGGCTGTGGCAAATCTACCTTGTCTGCTTTGCTG GGCAGCAGGTTGGGTATAACAACTGTGGTGTCCACTGACTCCATTCGACATATGATGAGGAGTTTTGTAGATGAAAAGCAAAACCCTTTACTTTGGGCTTCAACCTACCATGCTGGGGAATATTTGGATCCAGTAGCTGTTTCTGAAGCAAAAGCGAAGAAAAGGGCGAAGAAGTTAGCTGGAATTTCAACCCCACCAATACAAAAAGAAGGTGTAAAATTTCCACCTGTACGGATTTCGAATGCTGTTGATTTGATTAGTTCCAGAGAAATGGCAGTTGAAGGGTTTAAGGCACAGAGTGAGATGGTAATTGATAGTCTTGATAGGCTAATAACTGCATGGGAAGACCGGAAAGAATCAGTCGTTGTGGAGGGTGTTCATTTGAGCCTTAATTTTGtg ATGGGACTAATGAAGAAGCATCCGTCAGTCATACCTTTCATGGTTTACATTGCAAATGAGGAAAAACATTTAGAAAGGTTTGCAGTACGTGCGAAGTACATGACTCTTGATCCTGCTAAAAACAAGTATGTTAAATATATTCGGAACATCCGGACAATACAagaatatctctgtaacagaGCTGACAAGCATTTGGTGCCAAAGATTAACAACACCAATGTTGATAAAAGTGTGGCAGCCATTCATGCTACTGTCTTCGGCTGCTTACGGAGGCGTGAGGCAGGAGAGCAACTGTATGATCCAATCACAAATACGGTTATCGTCATTGATGAGGAATACAGAAACCAGTGTGCTGCCAATTGTGTGAGCTCTAAGGGAATGTTTCAACTGATTCAAAGAAAAGGTTCTTCTAGGCACTTGATGGCTCTTCTGAATAATGATGGATCAGTAGCAAAAGCTTGGCCAGTTTACACCTTGGGCAATGATGGCAAGCCTATTATGGATCACTCCATTGCGAGTGGAATTGGATCCCCTATGTATGGACCACTGCAAATTGGCAAGGCTGAACCTATTAATCTGCAATTTGGCCATTTCGGGATCAGTGCTTGGCCCAGTGATGTTGGTGGTACCAGTCATGCTAGTAGTGTTGATGAATCGAGAGGTGAGCTGACGGACAATGGCAGCAGGTACTATTCCTCTTGCTGCAGCTCACCAAGGTTGCCTGAAGGACATGCAAAAGAG CTCAAAGAGGAACAATCAGTGCATGGTAGTGATGATGAAGAGGTTGATGAACCTCTTGAAAGAGACAGTGACGAGGATCTTAGTGATGATGGTTCCAAACGAGTTGATGAGGAG GAAGGCTCAGTGGATGAGGAATCTACGAAATCAGATGAGGAGTATGATGATCTTGCCATGCTAGATATTCAAGAAGATGGTTATATGACTGATGTTAATGAAGAAATATTCAATAAGTTGGAGTTGAGTACTAAGGTCGTACCTGTTTCAGGGGACCAGCTAACTGAAGGTTTTGAGACGTATAGGAAGAGCATCGACCAATCTTTCAGAAGTAAGAGTGCTGTAATTTTGGAGCCACCGCTCGGGAGCTTCACTTCTTTTCTCAAAGAGAAGAACGAGAAGAGAGTCCCAACTTCTGGTAACATTCGAGTAAAGAAACGTTCTAACAGCATTCCAACCTTGGGAAAGCATGGGGCATTGATAAATGGTTCCACCACCCCGGAAGGGATGTCTAGGTAA
- the LOC129902893 gene encoding P-loop NTPase domain-containing protein LPA1 homolog 2-like isoform X1 — MATEVTKLLYIVVVDDEEVERRDQGKDSFRYTRSVLQSTLQLMGCKPRHAFKISRTVFDKMRSECMGDKLVSADRAQLGQDNIKGLHHKESSTFMNAFLDKENNQSESSIPFELYKRRTTVIVKRGTFLDVVCDALTEYKYMGPNQRADLILACRIRERKESVTVLLCGTSGCGKSTLSALLGSRLGITTVVSTDSIRHMMRSFVDEKQNPLLWASTYHAGEYLDPVAVSEAKAKKRAKKLAGISTPPIQKEGVKFPPVRISNAVDLISSREMAVEGFKAQSEMVIDSLDRLITAWEDRKESVVVEGVHLSLNFVMGLMKKHPSVIPFMVYIANEEKHLERFAVRAKYMTLDPAKNKYVKYIRNIRTIQEYLCNRADKHLVPKINNTNVDKSVAAIHATVFGCLRRREAGEQLYDPITNTVIVIDEEYRNQCAANCVSSKGMFQLIQRKGSSRHLMALLNNDGSVAKAWPVYTLGNDGKPIMDHSIASGIGSPMYGPLQIGKAEPINLQFGHFGISAWPSDVGGTSHASSVDESRGELTDNGSRYYSSCCSSPRLPEGHAKELKEEQSVHGSDDEEVDEPLERDSDEDLSDDGSKRVDEEEGSVDEESTKSDEEYDDLAMLDIQEDGYMTDVNEEIFNKLELSTKVVPVSGDQLTEGFETYRKSIDQSFRSKSAVILEPPLGSFTSFLKEKNEKRVPTSGNIRVKKRSNSIPTLGKHGALINGSTTPEGMSR, encoded by the exons ATGGCTACAGAAGTGACAAAGCTGTTGTATATAGTTGTAGTAGACGATGAGGAGGTGGAGAGGAGAGATCAAGGGAAAGACTCTTTCAGATATACGCGTTCTGTTCTGCAGAGTACTCTGCAACTTATGGGATGTAAACCTCGACATGCGTTTAAG ATAAGCAGAACAGTTTTTGataaaatgagaagtgaatgcATGGGCGATAAGTTGGTTTCAGCAGATAGAGCACAATTGGGACAGGATAACATTAAAGGACTTCATCATAAAGAGTCCAGTACCTTTATGAATGCATTCTTGGATAAAGAGAACAATCAAAGTGAGAGCAGCATACCTTTTGAGTTGTACAAAAGGCGCACGACAGTTATTGTCAAGAGAGGGACTTTCCTAGATGTTGTTTGTGATGCTTTAACTGAATACAAGTATATGGGCCCCAACCAGAGGGCTGACTTAATTTTAGCTTGCAG GATCCGAGAAAGAAAAGAATCTGTAACTGTGCTATTGTGTGGGACTAGTGGCTGTGGCAAATCTACCTTGTCTGCTTTGCTG GGCAGCAGGTTGGGTATAACAACTGTGGTGTCCACTGACTCCATTCGACATATGATGAGGAGTTTTGTAGATGAAAAGCAAAACCCTTTACTTTGGGCTTCAACCTACCATGCTGGGGAATATTTGGATCCAGTAGCTGTTTCTGAAGCAAAAGCGAAGAAAAGGGCGAAGAAGTTAGCTGGAATTTCAACCCCACCAATACAAAAAGAAGGTGTAAAATTTCCACCTGTACGGATTTCGAATGCTGTTGATTTGATTAGTTCCAGAGAAATGGCAGTTGAAGGGTTTAAGGCACAGAGTGAGATGGTAATTGATAGTCTTGATAGGCTAATAACTGCATGGGAAGACCGGAAAGAATCAGTCGTTGTGGAGGGTGTTCATTTGAGCCTTAATTTTGtg ATGGGACTAATGAAGAAGCATCCGTCAGTCATACCTTTCATGGTTTACATTGCAAATGAGGAAAAACATTTAGAAAGGTTTGCAGTACGTGCGAAGTACATGACTCTTGATCCTGCTAAAAACAAGTATGTTAAATATATTCGGAACATCCGGACAATACAagaatatctctgtaacagaGCTGACAAGCATTTGGTGCCAAAGATTAACAACACCAATGTTGATAAAAGTGTGGCAGCCATTCATGCTACTGTCTTCGGCTGCTTACGGAGGCGTGAGGCAGGAGAGCAACTGTATGATCCAATCACAAATACGGTTATCGTCATTGATGAGGAATACAGAAACCAGTGTGCTGCCAATTGTGTGAGCTCTAAGGGAATGTTTCAACTGATTCAAAGAAAAGGTTCTTCTAGGCACTTGATGGCTCTTCTGAATAATGATGGATCAGTAGCAAAAGCTTGGCCAGTTTACACCTTGGGCAATGATGGCAAGCCTATTATGGATCACTCCATTGCGAGTGGAATTGGATCCCCTATGTATGGACCACTGCAAATTGGCAAGGCTGAACCTATTAATCTGCAATTTGGCCATTTCGGGATCAGTGCTTGGCCCAGTGATGTTGGTGGTACCAGTCATGCTAGTAGTGTTGATGAATCGAGAGGTGAGCTGACGGACAATGGCAGCAGGTACTATTCCTCTTGCTGCAGCTCACCAAGGTTGCCTGAAGGACATGCAAAAGAG CTCAAAGAGGAACAATCAGTGCATGGTAGTGATGATGAAGAGGTTGATGAACCTCTTGAAAGAGACAGTGACGAGGATCTTAGTGATGATGGTTCCAAACGAGTTGATGAGGAG GAAGGCTCAGTGGATGAGGAATCTACGAAATCAGATGAGGAGTATGATGATCTTGCCATGCTAGATATTCAAGAAGATGGTTATATGACTGATGTTAATGAAGAAATATTCAATAAGTTGGAGTTGAGTACTAAGGTCGTACCTGTTTCAGGGGACCAGCTAACTGAAGGTTTTGAGACGTATAGGAAGAGCATCGACCAATCTTTCAGAAGTAAGAGTGCTGTAATTTTGGAGCCACCGCTCGGGAGCTTCACTTCTTTTCTCAAAGAGAAGAACGAGAAGAGAGTCCCAACTTCTGGTAACATTCGAGTAAAGAAACGTTCTAACAGCATTCCAACCTTGGGAAAGCATGGGGCATTGATAAATGGTTCCACCACCCCGGAAGGGATGTCTAGGTAA